The following are from one region of the Mycetohabitans rhizoxinica HKI 454 genome:
- a CDS encoding regulator: MRSIMHVAHSVSRLHLLLPFALPTAASAQPALQDLDKPALDRLLERATLVERVIGDDFQRTLPHERWVARCFGVGHAAAPTASRQQADDAASSERAAQSAAATDDEAPLAPYMLLADGGEPRDAVWACVEPVHVQVAHDHLVLIDPATLQLSTDDAAALLAVARPLIEALGVEVAAPTPLRWYLSSEQLGSLASAAPLRAAGRSIEIWLPHEAHTGRRPRTWMKLQNEVQMAWFEHPVNQAREARGLPAANSIWLHAQGRMTPVSRPFERVLSQAAATRGLALASGAALAIPPATFDMLRQQTGGQTAARATGRGTAGVTLVELDQLSAPFVQQDWPRFRAAFAALERDWFAPALAALQRRELAELSLTLCSDTGTTTLIMRPIDMKKFWRRRSFASLLP; encoded by the coding sequence ATGCGCTCCATCATGCATGTCGCACACTCCGTTTCCCGCCTCCACCTACTGCTGCCCTTTGCGTTGCCCACCGCGGCCAGCGCACAGCCGGCGCTGCAGGACCTAGATAAGCCGGCGCTGGACAGGTTGCTCGAACGCGCGACGCTCGTCGAACGCGTGATCGGGGACGATTTCCAGCGCACCTTGCCACACGAGCGATGGGTCGCCCGCTGTTTCGGCGTCGGCCATGCCGCTGCACCTACTGCGTCGCGCCAGCAGGCAGACGATGCCGCATCGAGCGAGCGCGCAGCCCAGTCGGCTGCCGCGACCGACGACGAGGCCCCGCTTGCCCCGTACATGCTGCTTGCGGACGGCGGCGAACCGCGCGATGCCGTCTGGGCATGCGTCGAGCCCGTCCATGTACAGGTCGCGCACGATCATCTGGTGCTAATCGATCCCGCGACGCTGCAGCTTTCGACGGATGACGCGGCCGCGCTACTTGCCGTCGCACGGCCCCTTATCGAGGCGCTCGGCGTAGAGGTGGCTGCCCCAACGCCGCTGCGCTGGTACTTGTCGAGCGAGCAACTCGGCTCGTTAGCCAGCGCGGCGCCCCTGCGCGCCGCCGGCCGCAGCATCGAGATCTGGCTGCCGCATGAGGCCCATACCGGCCGCCGGCCACGCACGTGGATGAAGCTGCAGAACGAGGTCCAGATGGCCTGGTTCGAGCATCCAGTCAACCAGGCTCGGGAAGCACGCGGGTTGCCCGCCGCCAATTCGATCTGGCTTCACGCACAAGGGCGCATGACGCCGGTGTCGCGGCCCTTCGAGCGCGTGCTATCGCAGGCAGCGGCCACGCGTGGGCTCGCGCTCGCGTCCGGCGCGGCGTTGGCGATACCACCTGCCACTTTCGACATGCTGCGGCAGCAAACCGGCGGCCAGACCGCGGCCCGCGCCACAGGTCGCGGCACAGCCGGTGTGACGTTGGTCGAGCTCGATCAACTGAGCGCGCCATTCGTGCAGCAGGACTGGCCACGCTTTCGCGCCGCATTCGCGGCGCTGGAGCGCGACTGGTTCGCGCCGGCGCTCGCGGCGTTGCAACGCCGCGAACTCGCGGAACTCTCGTTGACGCTGTGCAGCGACACCGGCACGACGACGCTCATCATGCGCCCCATCGACATGAAAAAATTTTGGCGACGCCGGTCATTTGCGTCGCTGTTGCCGTGA
- a CDS encoding lipoprotein-releasing ABC transporter permease subunit, which produces MKLPYEWQIGLRYTRTGKRSSGNGFISFISLISMSGIALGVAALIVVLSVMNGFQKEVRDRMLSVLAHIEIFSPTGSMPSWQLTANEARQNPEVIGAAPYVDAQALLTRQSAVNGVALRGIDPALEPQVSDMGGEMKAGRLTDLRPGSFGIVLGVDLASAMGVSVGDKVTVVAPEGTMTPAGMLPRLKQFTVVGVFESGHYEFDSTLAMVSIADAQALFRLSAPSGVRLRIKDMQRAPEVARQLARSLSGDLYIRDWTQQNKTWFSAVQIEKRMMFIILTLIIAVAAFNLVSSLVMTVTDKQADIAILRTLGAQPRSIMKIFVIQGVTIGFVGTGLGIVLGCALAVSIPWLVPLIEHVLGFRFLPPSIYFISELPSDLVAADVVKIGAIAFVLSALATLYPSWRGARVRPAEALRYE; this is translated from the coding sequence TTGAAGCTCCCCTACGAATGGCAAATTGGCTTGCGCTATACGCGTACTGGCAAACGTTCTTCTGGCAACGGGTTCATTTCGTTTATTTCGCTGATTTCGATGTCGGGCATCGCGCTCGGCGTCGCGGCGCTGATTGTCGTGCTGTCGGTGATGAACGGCTTCCAGAAGGAAGTGCGCGATCGGATGCTGTCGGTGCTTGCGCACATCGAGATCTTCTCGCCGACCGGCTCGATGCCAAGCTGGCAACTGACCGCCAACGAGGCGCGCCAGAATCCGGAGGTGATTGGCGCGGCCCCGTACGTCGACGCGCAGGCGCTGCTCACGCGACAAAGCGCGGTCAACGGCGTCGCGCTGCGCGGCATCGACCCGGCGCTGGAGCCGCAGGTATCCGACATGGGGGGTGAGATGAAGGCTGGTCGGCTGACCGACCTGCGGCCGGGATCGTTCGGCATCGTGCTCGGCGTTGACCTGGCAAGTGCGATGGGCGTGAGCGTCGGCGACAAGGTTACCGTGGTGGCTCCGGAGGGCACCATGACGCCGGCCGGCATGTTGCCGCGGCTCAAGCAGTTCACGGTCGTCGGCGTGTTCGAGTCCGGTCACTACGAATTCGACAGCACGCTGGCGATGGTATCGATCGCCGATGCGCAGGCGCTATTCCGGTTGAGCGCGCCTAGCGGCGTGCGGCTCCGGATCAAGGACATGCAGCGTGCGCCGGAAGTCGCGCGACAACTCGCGCGATCGTTGTCCGGTGACCTCTATATCCGCGACTGGACGCAGCAGAACAAGACATGGTTTTCGGCGGTACAGATCGAGAAACGGATGATGTTCATCATCCTGACGCTGATCATTGCGGTCGCCGCCTTCAACCTCGTCTCCTCGCTGGTGATGACGGTCACTGACAAGCAGGCCGATATCGCGATCCTGCGCACGCTTGGCGCGCAGCCGCGCTCGATCATGAAGATTTTTGTGATTCAGGGCGTGACCATCGGCTTCGTGGGCACCGGCCTTGGCATTGTGCTCGGCTGCGCCCTTGCCGTCAGTATCCCGTGGCTAGTACCGTTGATCGAGCATGTGTTGGGCTTCCGATTCCTGCCGCCGTCGATCTACTTCATCAGCGAACTGCCCAGCGACTTGGTCGCGGCTGACGTGGTGAAGATCGGCGCGATTGCGTTCGTGCTGTCTGCGCTCGCGACACTGTATCCGAGCTGGCGGGGTGCGCGCGTGCGTCCGGCCGAGGCATTGCGCTATGAGTAA
- a CDS encoding YadA family autotransporter adhesin — protein MLATPSRYLDRPQDFQFFDPGYLRFCTMGSSQDNYSPASSILNEYRFQTTWSRHIPFLFRMNSSARLHSEVLERTFFSHSISRLNINKGFQMSGFYYPRRATTYITPSARRSNSITLKLPNKIYALSIASTLIFSDDAIASFPSYEESHLESVMSKLLAPLNSSIKAVEKNLLHAMDVDNCNMNEKLKSLSTRHDDAVSKLKKQLLTQNEALIEKMDYIGSATENRIKSQTRILENKNPEFYQKIIQHSNDQTKSIKSLSQEIRNTKAILERLSFNSESLNNKVDNIPLKIQNQLNKHYETINDAIDDSIEITKNQLKDQEETLGNGLDKLEKRLRTTIKKEVQRINQGNWYEEVKDKVAAESPATVSLQTEVAKANESGYPKLMLSSDKMRPEPELTNAGSPLALTLLDEGGHRAAAQGSKGVYSDPTLANQSGPSRPTLPNRAKLSELALVEPGGPSQPALPNRAKRSEPALVDPGGPSQPALLDRAKLSEPVPVNQGEPSEPALPNRAKRSELALVDQGGPPEPAPMDKSELIEPMPAGDVSAARHPLLDSGGHPKPMLADEVASDRHDISSCNRPGECGGGSARERLRELIGADLPSLVAEKLHIHVDETRVSVGEPGHERRITDVARGTQLTDAVNKAQMDEAVAQVDRNASAGTAAAMAVAGLPQPTLPGKSLMTFAGATYRGQYGVALGISHVTPNNRWVLKFAANANGRGYVGMVAAGGFQW, from the coding sequence TTGCTGGCCACCCCGAGCCGTTATCTTGACAGGCCGCAAGATTTTCAGTTTTTTGATCCTGGTTACCTGCGGTTTTGTACAATGGGATCGTCACAGGACAATTATTCACCCGCCTCCTCAATCTTGAACGAATACCGGTTTCAAACTACCTGGAGCCGCCATATCCCTTTTTTATTCCGCATGAATAGTTCGGCTCGATTGCATTCCGAAGTACTCGAGCGTACATTTTTCTCGCATTCCATTTCGCGACTCAATATCAACAAAGGGTTTCAGATGAGCGGATTTTATTATCCACGACGAGCTACAACTTATATCACCCCAAGCGCTCGCCGCTCGAACTCCATTACCTTAAAACTACCGAATAAAATATATGCACTTAGCATAGCCAGTACATTGATATTTTCTGATGACGCCATCGCATCCTTCCCCAGTTACGAAGAATCACACTTGGAAAGCGTGATGTCGAAACTGCTGGCACCACTTAACTCGTCAATCAAAGCAGTAGAAAAAAATCTACTGCATGCTATGGACGTCGATAATTGCAATATGAACGAAAAGCTGAAGTCCCTGTCTACGCGGCACGACGACGCGGTTTCGAAGCTCAAAAAGCAGCTACTCACACAAAATGAAGCATTGATAGAAAAGATGGATTATATTGGCTCGGCAACGGAAAATCGCATTAAGTCTCAAACAAGAATTTTGGAAAACAAAAATCCAGAATTTTACCAAAAAATAATTCAACACTCGAATGATCAGACAAAATCCATAAAATCCTTATCGCAGGAGATACGGAATACCAAAGCCATTTTAGAGCGGCTATCATTTAATAGCGAATCACTTAACAACAAAGTAGACAATATACCGCTCAAAATCCAGAATCAATTAAATAAGCATTACGAAACAATCAACGATGCTATAGACGACTCCATTGAGATAACAAAAAACCAACTCAAAGATCAAGAGGAAACGCTGGGAAATGGATTGGATAAGTTAGAAAAACGACTAAGAACGACAATAAAAAAAGAAGTGCAAAGGATAAACCAAGGCAATTGGTACGAAGAGGTGAAAGACAAGGTGGCTGCAGAGTCACCCGCCACGGTATCGCTGCAAACAGAGGTAGCCAAGGCGAACGAAAGTGGATACCCGAAACTCATGCTGTCGAGCGACAAAATGCGTCCGGAGCCTGAGCTGACGAACGCGGGCAGCCCACTGGCGCTTACGCTGCTAGACGAGGGTGGGCATCGCGCAGCGGCACAGGGAAGCAAAGGCGTCTATTCCGACCCTACGCTGGCGAACCAAAGCGGGCCCTCCAGACCTACACTGCCGAACCGAGCCAAACTCTCCGAACTTGCGCTGGTGGAGCCAGGCGGGCCCTCCCAACCTGCGCTGCCGAACCGAGCTAAGCGCTCCGAACCTGCGCTGGTGGACCCAGGCGGGCCCTCCCAACCTGCGCTGCTGGACCGAGCCAAACTCTCTGAACCTGTGCCGGTGAACCAAGGCGAGCCTTCCGAACCTGCGCTGCCGAACCGAGCCAAGCGCTCCGAACTTGCGCTGGTGGACCAAGGTGGCCCCCCTGAACCTGCGCCGATGGACAAAAGCGAGCTTATCGAACCAATGCCCGCCGGCGACGTCAGCGCCGCTCGGCATCCGCTCCTGGATAGCGGCGGCCATCCCAAGCCGATGCTCGCGGACGAAGTCGCGTCGGATCGCCACGACATTTCTTCCTGCAATCGGCCCGGCGAGTGCGGGGGCGGATCTGCGCGTGAGCGGCTGCGCGAACTCATCGGGGCTGACCTGCCTTCGCTTGTAGCCGAAAAACTGCATATTCACGTCGACGAGACCCGAGTCTCAGTCGGCGAGCCCGGCCATGAACGCAGAATTACCGACGTCGCACGCGGCACGCAGCTCACCGACGCAGTGAACAAGGCGCAAATGGATGAGGCAGTGGCACAGGTGGACCGCAACGCATCGGCGGGCACCGCGGCAGCCATGGCAGTAGCGGGGCTGCCACAGCCAACCTTGCCCGGCAAGAGTTTGATGACGTTCGCCGGTGCGACTTACCGCGGCCAGTACGGTGTGGCGCTTGGCATATCGCACGTGACGCCGAATAACCGCTGGGTGTTGAAATTTGCCGCCAACGCGAACGGCCGTGGCTACGTTGGAATGGTTGCGGCAGGCGGTTTTCAATGGTGA